The region CCGCCAATTTGCGCGACGATGTTGACAGTTTTGCCCCGCTTAACCAACACCGGTTTTTTGAGAATGCTGTCAGTAATGGCTGTCCCCGGAGCTAACTGACGGCTGACTGCCAATCCTAGTATTTTCTTAAGATCAGTAAAATATCCCGGTGGCATACGCCCTACATCACGCCGCTCAAAGACGACGTTATCCCCGGTAATAAGCTCGCGGGCAGCCAGGGCGCGGCCGGCTACTGCGACTTGTTCATATCTTTTAATGTCAAACCTAAGATTTACGGTGGCATACGTTTGCCCGGCAACAGTAATCCCCACAATCACGGTGGTAGGAGCATTATACCTTACACCATAGGGCAGTTCAATGTTAAACATAATATCACCAGGCGGAACCATAACATCCTGCGGCTGGCCAATGGGTGTGATTTCCACATCGCCGCCGGCAAGGCGCATGTTTAAGTAGTCCCGGGCCTGACCGGCCAGACGCTGGCCGCTAACAAGCTGAGATAACGCCGTTACTCTAAACTGGGGCGGAATTTGCCAGCTAACACCGGTGAAATCGGTATTTGCCGCACTCAGCCTTGCGGATAAAATTTCCGGGGTAAGGACAAAGCTTTGGCCGGGCGCGGGAGCATGTCCAAGCTTTATTTGCCGCAACGCATTAATGCGCTCATTGTCGTCGCCGCTAATGCCGGCAATATCCCCCAGGGTGAAGTATGGCCCGGTTACCTGTGATTCGGCGGCGACAACAATTGTCAGTCCTTGAGCCTGGGCACTGCCGGTAAATAATATACCGGCAACACATAGAATTACCATGGTAAGCCGGTATAATTTATTCTTCATAGGCCATTCCTACCGTTTTAAGGAAGCCGCCTGGCCCAGCATGTCGTCAGCTGTCTGGATGGCTTTCGAGTTTACTTCATAAGCCCGCTGGGCAACAATCATATTCACCATTTCTTCTACTACTTGAACATTGGACATTTCCAGGTATTGCTGTACCAGCGTGCCGGCCCCGTCGGTTCCCGGGTTGCCGACCGTCGGCGCGCCTGAAGCCGCAGTTTCCTTTACCAGATTGCGGCCAATACTCTCTAAGCCGGCCGGGTTGACAAAACGGGCAATGGTAATTTGACCTATATCTTGAGTGCCGGTAGATAAAGTGGCAGTAACAAGTCCGTCAGACGAAACGGTTATCCCCGTGGCATTTTCGGGAATGGTAATAGCCGGTTCCAGCGGATAGCCTTCGGCAGTTACCATCCGGCCCTGAGAGTCTTTTTTGAACGAACCGTCACGAGTATAGGCCAGTGTGCCGTCCGGCATAGTTATTTGAAAGAAGCCGTCGCCCTCAATAGCAAGGTCAAAGTCGTTGCCGGTATTTTGAAAGTTGCCTTGAGTGTAAAGTTTTTGCGTGGCCACTTCGCGGACGCCATGTCCAACCTGAACCCCGCTCGGCAGTTGGGTATCCGGTCCGGTAGCAGCGCCTGCCTGGCGGAGCGTTTGATACATAAGATCTTGAAACTCCACCCGGCTTTTCTTAAAGCCGGTGGTATTGACGTTAGCCAGATTGTTGGAAATCATATCAAGGTTAGCTTGCTGGGCGACCATGCCTGTCCCGGCAGTCCACAATGCACGAATCATCGGTTATTACCCCCGTAAATATTTTTAGTGGGCGTCAAATTACCCGCCGCGTCAGTCGGTCAGCGGCGCAAGGGCTTCCGCACAGGTCCAGCCCTATATATAGTTAATATCGTATGACTATAAGCAAAAATTAAGTACTCATTGTCAATAACTGTTAAACTTTGCCAACTTCATTGACAGCTTTGTCCAAAAGCTGGTCATGAGCCTGCACCGTTTTGGCGTTTACTTCATAGGCCCGGTAACCGGCGATAAGATTAACCATCTCGGAAACTACATTGACATTGGACTGTTCTAAAAATCCCTGTACTACGTTGCCGGAAGCCGGACGACCGTTGCCAGGCGCCCGGAAGAGACTGTCGCCTTCTTTTACCAGTTGGCGTTCGTCGGCAAACTCAACAACACGCAGTTGTCCGGCAGCAATACCGCCATTTGTTATCCTGCCAGACCCGTCAACAGATATTTTTCCGTCCGGAATTCTCAGCGGGCCGTTTTGACCAAGTACCCGGTACCCTTCATGAGTAACCAGCTCGCCCTGGGCGCTGCGGGTAAAAGCGCCGTTTCGGGTAAAACGCACACCTGCCGGTGTCTCAATAGCAAAAAAGCCTTTACCGTCAACGGCAAAATCCAGGGAGCTGCCGGTGGGACGCATACCGCCGGCAGTTTGTATGGTGGCCACTTGATCAATCATGGCGCCAATGCCTAAAGTACCGATAACCGGCGCGTCTTGGCCGTCATTGATCCGCCGGATTAACAAGCTGGCAAAATCTTTGGATACGGCAATGTCTTTTTTATAGCCGGTAGTATTTGCGTTGGCCAAGTTGTTGGCAATCGTATCGGTCCTTGTGGTTTCCGCCAGCATACCGGAAGCTGCCGTATAAATACCCCGAATCATTGACATCACCTCTCGCGTTCATCTATTGTTTACCCTGCAATATTGCCTTTTTTCAAAGTTGTCAGGCTATCCTGCAAACTTTCCAGCGCATCAAGCGCTTTACCGGTTCCCAGAGCAACACAAGACAGCGGGTCTTCCGCCAGATATGTGGGAATGCCTGTTTCCTGGATGATAAGCTTGTCCAATCCGTGAATAAGCGAACCGCCCCCGGTCATAACAATACCCCGGTCGACAATATCGGCAGCCAGCTCGGGCGGAGTCTTCTCAAGCACTGCTTTAACGCATTCAACAATAAGTGATACCGGTTCAGCCAGCGCCTCCCGGGTCTCAGCCGAACTCATGCGTATGGTCTTGGGCAAACCGGATACCAAGTCGCGGCCGCGGATTTCCATGGTTTCATTGCGGCCATTGGGATAGGCGGTAGCGATAGCTACTTTAATTTCCTCGGCAGTACGTTCCCCAATCAAGATGTTATATTCTTTCTTAACATGACGGACGAGGGCTTCATCAAATTTGTCGCCGCCAATCCGGAGCGACTCACTAACAACAATGCCGCCAAGGCTGAGCACAGCAACATCGGTAGTGCCGCCGCCGATATCAACCACCATGGCCCCGCAGGGTTCAGAAATCTCCAGCCCGGCACCGAGCGCAGCGGCTAGCGGTTCTTCAATCAAGTACGTCTTACGTGCTCCCGCCTGCATAGCGGCTTCAAGCACTGCCCGTTTTTCCACTGTGGTTACGCCTGACGGAATGCACACCATGATCCGCGGTTTAAAAAAGAAGTTCTTACCGGCTACTTTTTGAATAAAATGCCTAAGCATGCTTTCAGTGGTGTCATAATCAGCAATTACACCTTCGCGCAGGGGACGGATGGCAATGATATTTCCCGGAGTCCGGCCAAGCATACGGCGGGCCTCCTCGCCAATTGCCAGGATCCGGTTGCTATCGCGGTCAATAGCTACCACTGACGGTTCTCTTAATACAATACCCTTACCTTTTATGTATACTAAAACATTAGCTGTTCCCAAATCGACTCCAATATCCATTGTTCCAAACATTTCGAATCCTAACCCCTTTCCGCCATCGCCCGCGCCCCCCAAACCAACTTGTCCCTATATATAATAAAGAAAAAGGAGTGCACGATTAGATAATCATAAGTAGATTAATATTTCTACAAAAAAACTAAAAGTCCTCTTATTTTCGTCATTCACTGCTCAATCATTTTTACTTTTATTTACTCTTAATCCTCGTTCTTATCTTCTTTATATTTCTTTCTCGTTGCCTCGCCACCGCGAATATGCCGTTCCGCTTTATTTAGTTCGAGAATGTTTTTAACTTTGGCAGCCAACCGTTTATTGATTTCCGGGAGCCGCTCAATCATGTCCTTGTGCAAGGATTTACCAAAAATGAACGGTAAAAATAGAGGGGTTAACCGTCTTATTCAAGGACGGTTAACCCCTTTGTTTACCTATTTTTCAATATACCTCACGCATTTCTCCGCAAGAAACGCTACAATACTGTCTGCTTGACGGGTTTCATAAAAGTCGACCATCAACGTATTAAATTCCAATATATCTTTTACACCGATATTAAATACACCATAACCGGCATTGATCAGTATCCCGTTGGCCATCAATCTCGCCGTGCGTTTGTTGCCGTCCCAATAGAATTGGTTTAACGCCGCCCAGAGAAATACGCGAATGGCTTGTTCCACTGCATGTTTACCCTCTAATATAATCGGCAGTTCCCGGTCAAATATCTCGTCAAGTTCCGTGTACAAAGGAGCAACATAGTTTTTCGTACCGACAATACCGACTCTGCCTGTACGGAATTTTCCCCATTCCAAAGCTTCTTCTCTGGCAATGGCATCATTAATAATATGGAACATCTCTTTTGATACAGTAAATTTATCGTTTTGTACTGCCTCCAATATCACATTCCAGGCATTTTTGATATTCAGCACCTGCTGTACATCGCTGATCTTATGCCCCCCAACAGTAATTCCATCAAGCAGGGTTTGAACCTCCGGGAAGGTAATCGGATTGTTTTCCAGCTGTGAAGTATCAAAAATATACTCCGGCAACATACGTTTGGCAGAAAACAAAGCGAATTTTTTATCAGGAATGACATTTTGCGGAATATCAATTTTATAATCGTAGTTAAATAACATGCCTTACACCCCTCACACTCACATTATTTGGTATATTATTACCCTGCACATACCTAAAAATCCTTTATTCATACTCATACAAATACGTACTCAGTACATAATCTATATGAAATCCAATAAAGATTTTTTCTGGGCGTGTTGTTAGTAACGCTCTACCGCTGGCGCTTGACTTACGCTTATACTAACAACACGCCTGTACATCTTTATTGGATACTATATACACCGCCGATAAATAAATCAACCTATTGCCTGATTTCTTGATGGCAATAGGTTGATTTAGTATTATATTGCAGCGGCATGGTTAATTTCCAAATCGGAAAACAGTTTAAGATAGACCTTTATCTCACCTTCCACGGTTACAACAATTTTCTCAATTACTTTCCTTAACATGGCGTTATCAATGATGTCCGCCGACAGCACCACCTGAATACTGCCGCAATATTTTCTGACCATCTCATCAATCCGGGTCATAACGGATGTATTTCCCCGAATGACGCTGAGTTCATTTTCATATCTGGCAATGGCCGCATTTAACTCGGTCGTCCTTTCTTTTAATTCCGCAAGGCTAATTGCATCCACCTCAAACATCTCGATTTGTTTGGCCTTCGCTTTTTTCAGCCTTGACAGTTCAGAGAGAATAAACGACTCCGATAATTCATGCTCTTCCGGCTTATATTTTTTCCGGAATTCGGCGATCGTTTGTTTTAACAGTTTGTCCTTCGACGATACCAAACCGCCTAAATACTTTTTGATTTCCTCCAGCAATTCTTTTTCATCGACGATGGTACGGTTCCGGCAAAAATCCACGCCATTGGCATTCCGCCCCGAACAGCACCACCGGATATATTCCTTTACGTACTTCCGGTATGTTCTCCTGAAACTATAGCCGCAGTCGCCGCATTTAATCAGCGTACTGAAACAGTATTTATTGGACTGCCGCTTTTTGGTTAAGCGGAAGGTTTCCGTTCTTTCCGCCAATAAAGCCTGCGCTTTATCAAAGAGTTCCCGGTCAATAACGGCAAGTTCCGGCTTGTCCACAACAAATTGCTTATCAATAGCATTCTTTACTCTTTCACCGGTCAAAAAATCCTTGACGGATTCTTTGCCATTGATAACCTTACCTATGTAAAGCGGATTGGTTAATATCGCGGAAACGGCCTGCTGTGACCACCGGCACTTGCGCTTGGTCAATAACCCTTCCTTATTTAAAAGCTGTGCAATCTTATTTGCGCCATGCCGCTGATGTACATAATACTCAAAAATCCGTTTAACCACTTTGGCTTCCGCCTCATTAACGGCCAGGTTAAAATAGTCTCCCGCCGTTTTGTCATAGCCGTAAACAATATTCGGCACCCGCCCTTTCTCGGCATTGCGCTTTTTGCCAAACTTCACCCGTTTTGACAGGTTCGCCGATTCTTCCTGGGCGACTGCCGCCAATATGGTTAACGTCAGCTCTCCGTCGTTACTGGACATGTTGGCTGTTACGAAGCGGCAATCGATGTTTAACGCCTTTAGCTTGCGGATGCTTTGGAGAAAGTCAACGACATTCCGCGCAAGCCTGGACACATCTTTTACATAAACGCACTCGAACCTGCCTTGTTGAGCATCGGCCATCATGCGGTTGAACTCTTTTCTGTTTTTCAGCTTTGTACCGCTGATGCCTTCGTCAGCGTACAGTTCCACAAGTTCAAGGTTATTCTTAGCAGCATATCCTTCAAAAAAGTCTTTCTGTGCTTGCAGGCTCATCAACTGGTCTTCCTTTTCGGTCGATACCCTGCAATAAGCGGCGATCTTTTGTTTTCCATTTTTGCCGGCCATCGTATGACTTTCTCCTTTCTTTCAAAGAGTAAAAACAACATTCACTTAAGCTGAATGTTTCACATCATAACTATTATCATCGTCAATGGCCGTATCGTTACATTCCCTGGCAACCTTATTGATAATCGCTTCCGCCAGGATTTTGGGCAGATACTTGTCCACATCTTGTTCCGTATTGGGATTGACAAACGTGATCTTCAGACTCATGGCAAATTCCCCCTCAAAAAGTATCTTTGATATAAATACTATTTAAGCAGTTACCAATTTATTACAACCATTTGTACTCAGATTACACAAAATAAATAAAAACAGCTTTCTGGCGGAAAAACGCCGGAGGCTGCTTTTATTTACATTAACAAATTTCAGTTTTTTATTTCAGTAAGTTTATGAGTGAACCGCATATATTTTGTTTTCCTGCCGCTGCCAACGGCTTTCAGCATCTTCTTTTCCACCAATTGTTTTAATAGCCGGCCGGCCATGGTTTGCGAAACGGACAATAATGCTTCTACATCTTTTCTTGATATGGCATCTTTTTTGTCTGCAAGCTCCATGATTAATTTCTCGTTGTCATTTAATGCATCTTGCCGCAAAAGCACGTTTCTGTTAGGCAGAACAATTTTAAACGCATTATCGGATGATTCGATCTGCGGTTTTTTCTCACTGTCCTTATAGCTATCCATAATTTTTTGTATGCCGGTGCCATACGCTTCAATCAGTTTCAAACGGTAAAAGACAGCCGCCAATTTTTCATTACGGCACTGCGATACGCCAAACAGGATATCATTCAGCGTAAGCCCTTTAACCAGACCGCCAAGAGATACAAATTCAATCCGGTCCTCAAATATGCTAATGAGGGTACTGCCGCTAAAAGAGTATTCGCGATGAACAAGAGAATTTAAAAGAGCTTCCCGTAAAGCCTCTTCCGGATAATCCCTGCGGTCAATTCGATATAATTTTGAAAATTCGGCTCTTGTCTTGTTATACAAATCGATGAAGCTGTATGCGTCATTCATTTGTTTGAAAAGAGAACCGCTAAATTCCCGCCGGTCTTTGAACACCGATTTTGTAGTACCTTCAAAAGAAGCCGCTTTGATCGTGTGTACGCATTGGTCCGACAATAATAATCCCAGATTCGTATAGATACGGTCGGCATTTATCAAACCAAGGGTCATCATCTGACTTTCGCCCAAGGCAACGTTTCTGGCCTTAAATTCGGCAGCCATCGCTTCAAACGTCAAATCCTGATTGAGTGAGCGCATATTTTCGAAGGTGTCACCATCTGTTTCCTTTATCATGCGGCGAATGGCATTTTCTGATGCCGGAACCGAAGAAGAACCTTGACGGACATATACGCCTTCCGGGCGCAACCCTTTTTTAGCAATATAATACGGACAATCCGTCCCCTTTTGTACTGTAATTTTTACAACATCTTTCCCGTCCATTACTTCATGAGAATACTTCACGAACATTGTAACATCGGGCTTGATAGAATCCCTGATCATATTAGAAACCTGCAAAGAAGTTTCATCAACGTCATCTACACCAACGACCTCGCCATGATCGGCTATGCCTATATATATAGTACCTCCCTCGGTATTAGCAAAGGCCACTACCTCTTTTTTTATATCCTCCACTACCGTTTGCTTCAGTTCAATCATGGGACCTTCTAAAATAGCCATTTCCAATCCCCCTCTTTCATTTCTATTACTATTCTACCACATTCTATCACTTTTTAACACATCTGTTCATGAATTGTATTAGAAAAAGTGTTAGATAATTTTCGACTGCATCTTCTTTTCCACTAATTGTTTTAATAGCCGGCCGGCCATGGTTTGCGAAACGGACAATAAAATAAGGCAGCCGTATGTTTGGCCGCCTTATTTTAAATTCGCGCTGCCGCGTCTAAATTCATACTATAGATATTCATTCTGCCTCTCTGATCAATAATCAACATATCTTGAGGTATTTGCTTAATCCGGTCACGAACCGTAGAGGGGCTTAAAGCAGCAATCTCTGCAAGATCCTGAATGCTGATACCTTCATCATCAAACAATGAATTTTGCACTAAAACATACAGTATCTTTGCCAGTGGTTTATTGCTGCCGGCATATTTTTTAATTTTCTCCGAATAAAAGTTGAACTGTTCTGCTCTACCTTCAATGGTAAAACATAAGTTTTCGATCGCTTCTTTGATAAACTCCAAAAATCCGATAACGAAAGGTGTTAAATCACCTTTATTTTTGTAATCATTAGCGTCTTTAAACATTTCGTAGTATTTTTTTATCTTATTTTTGATTGTATAAGATAATCCAAAGCCAACAATTGGCTCTAATTGCCGCGTCAAGAGATAGCTGCTGATAAATCTTGCCATTCTGCCATTGCCGTCATAAAAGGGATGGATATAGCCAAACATATAGTGAAATACGG is a window of Sporomusaceae bacterium ACPt DNA encoding:
- the flgG_1 gene encoding Flagellar basal-body rod protein FlgG produces the protein MIRALWTAGTGMVAQQANLDMISNNLANVNTTGFKKSRVEFQDLMYQTLRQAGAATGPDTQLPSGVQVGHGVREVATQKLYTQGNFQNTGNDFDLAIEGDGFFQITMPDGTLAYTRDGSFKKDSQGRMVTAEGYPLEPAITIPENATGITVSSDGLVTATLSTGTQDIGQITIARFVNPAGLESIGRNLVKETAASGAPTVGNPGTDGAGTLVQQYLEMSNVQVVEEMVNMIVAQRAYEVNSKAIQTADDMLGQAASLKR
- the flgG_2 gene encoding Flagellar basal-body rod protein FlgG, whose product is MIRGIYTAASGMLAETTRTDTIANNLANANTTGYKKDIAVSKDFASLLIRRINDGQDAPVIGTLGIGAMIDQVATIQTAGGMRPTGSSLDFAVDGKGFFAIETPAGVRFTRNGAFTRSAQGELVTHEGYRVLGQNGPLRIPDGKISVDGSGRITNGGIAAGQLRVVEFADERQLVKEGDSLFRAPGNGRPASGNVVQGFLEQSNVNVVSEMVNLIAGYRAYEVNAKTVQAHDQLLDKAVNEVGKV
- the mbl gene encoding Cell shape-determining protein Mbl yields the protein MGGAGDGGKGLGFEMFGTMDIGVDLGTANVLVYIKGKGIVLREPSVVAIDRDSNRILAIGEEARRMLGRTPGNIIAIRPLREGVIADYDTTESMLRHFIQKVAGKNFFFKPRIMVCIPSGVTTVEKRAVLEAAMQAGARKTYLIEEPLAAALGAGLEISEPCGAMVVDIGGGTTDVAVLSLGGIVVSESLRIGGDKFDEALVRHVKKEYNILIGERTAEEIKVAIATAYPNGRNETMEIRGRDLVSGLPKTIRMSSAETREALAEPVSLIVECVKAVLEKTPPELAADIVDRGIVMTGGGSLIHGLDKLIIQETGIPTYLAEDPLSCVALGTGKALDALESLQDSLTTLKKGNIAG